From a single Streptomyces liliifuscus genomic region:
- a CDS encoding alpha/beta fold hydrolase, translated as MTSHQSHGEQLLKTDGVELCVETFGDPAAPAIVLVAGAAASMLWWDAGLCEQLAARGRFVVRYDHRDTGRSTCYPPGEPAYSFNDLTLDALAIQDALGIGRAHVVCQSMFGGSGLVLGVDHPDRVASLTFVSTSTGADDLPPPSGDLAMPAEPDSSDAAAVVEYVVAGARAFAGGSPYFDEAAIRALAEHDVARARNYASTLVNHYAVEPDGPARGGFGDITAPTLVVHGDHDPLLPLPHGEALRDAIPGARLLVLKGAGHDLPRPVWDDFVSALVSHTEGARS; from the coding sequence ATGACCTCACATCAGTCCCACGGCGAACAACTCCTCAAGACCGACGGCGTCGAGCTGTGCGTCGAGACCTTCGGAGACCCGGCGGCCCCGGCGATCGTGCTGGTCGCCGGGGCGGCCGCCTCGATGCTCTGGTGGGACGCCGGACTGTGCGAACAGCTCGCCGCCCGCGGCCGGTTCGTGGTCCGCTACGACCATCGGGACACCGGCCGCTCGACCTGCTACCCGCCCGGAGAGCCGGCGTACTCGTTCAACGACCTGACCCTGGACGCGCTCGCCATCCAGGACGCCCTGGGCATCGGGCGCGCCCATGTGGTCTGTCAGTCGATGTTCGGCGGGAGCGGACTCGTCCTCGGGGTGGACCATCCCGACCGGGTCGCGTCGCTGACGTTCGTCTCGACCTCGACCGGGGCCGACGACCTGCCGCCGCCGTCGGGCGACCTGGCCATGCCGGCCGAGCCGGACTCCTCCGACGCCGCCGCGGTCGTCGAGTACGTGGTCGCGGGCGCGAGGGCGTTCGCCGGTGGCTCGCCGTACTTCGACGAGGCCGCGATCCGGGCGTTGGCCGAACATGACGTGGCGCGCGCCAGGAACTACGCGTCGACTCTGGTCAACCACTACGCCGTCGAGCCCGACGGGCCGGCCCGGGGCGGCTTCGGCGACATCACGGCTCCGACGCTCGTGGTCCACGGCGACCACGACCCGCTCCTGCCGCTGCCGCACGGCGAGGCGTTGCGCGACGCGATCCCCGGTGCACGGCTGCTGGTCCTCAAGGGCGCCGGACACGACCTGCCGAGGCCAGTGTGGGACGACTTCGTGTCGGCCCTGGTGTCGCACACGGAAGGAGCCCGCTCATGA
- a CDS encoding LysR family transcriptional regulator has translation MTDVELRHLAALAAIAEEGSFGRAAARLGYTQSTVSQQIAALERAVGGAVFDRPGGPRPVRLTPLGSVVLGHGRELLAKAEALAHAVDRFRAGDGRIDIGTFQSVSNVILPSVVRRLRDEHPGCDIRLSEEEPEQPRIGDLDLLFYDGRLDGDVEHLKLLDDPYLLVAGAGTFPAGPVPLELLDGAPMVAWPLTCDQPAMEQAVARGGARPQIVFRSAVNDTLLSMVRAGLGSAVLPWLAVRGADVPSDDRLRVHELRPSPPPREIYLHWRAGRTHSPLAGRAIEIATEVAEEVAAEVAPSSASA, from the coding sequence GTGACCGACGTCGAGCTGCGCCATCTGGCGGCCCTGGCCGCCATCGCCGAGGAGGGCTCGTTCGGCCGGGCGGCCGCCCGCCTCGGGTACACCCAGTCGACGGTGAGCCAGCAGATCGCCGCGCTGGAGAGGGCCGTCGGCGGTGCGGTGTTCGACCGGCCGGGCGGTCCCAGGCCGGTACGGCTCACCCCGCTCGGCTCCGTGGTCCTCGGCCACGGTCGTGAACTGCTGGCGAAGGCCGAGGCGCTGGCCCACGCCGTGGACCGGTTCAGGGCGGGAGACGGCCGGATCGACATCGGCACGTTCCAGAGCGTGTCCAACGTGATCCTGCCGTCGGTCGTACGCCGGCTGCGGGACGAGCACCCCGGCTGCGACATCAGGCTGTCCGAGGAGGAGCCGGAGCAGCCGCGGATCGGCGACCTCGACCTGCTGTTCTACGACGGCCGCCTCGACGGTGACGTCGAGCACCTCAAACTGCTCGACGATCCGTACCTGCTGGTGGCGGGCGCCGGCACCTTCCCCGCCGGGCCGGTCCCGCTGGAACTCCTCGACGGCGCGCCGATGGTGGCCTGGCCGCTGACCTGCGACCAGCCCGCGATGGAGCAGGCGGTCGCCCGGGGCGGAGCCCGTCCGCAGATCGTGTTCCGCAGTGCGGTCAACGACACCCTGTTGTCGATGGTGCGCGCGGGACTGGGCTCGGCGGTGCTGCCCTGGCTCGCCGTCCGCGGTGCCGACGTACCGTCCGACGACAGGCTCCGCGTCCACGAGCTGCGGCCGTCCCCGCCGCCGCGGGAGATCTACCTGCACTGGCGGGCCGGACGTACTCATTCGCCACTTGCCGGACGGGCCATCGAGATCGCCACGGAAGTCGCCGAGGAAGTCGCGGCCGAGGTCGCGCCGTCGTCGGCCAGTGCTTGA
- a CDS encoding PhzF family phenazine biosynthesis protein, with amino-acid sequence MTMPRTRSFVQVDVFSTSPYSGNPVAVVLDGTDLSDEEMQRLARWTNLSETTFVLPPTVPEADYRLRILTPDGELPFAGHPTLGSAHAWLDGGGVPRHGDRVVQECAARLVTVRRGEGALAFAAPPRVREGALDEEYLKQIVGAFGITRDRVLAHQWVDNGPGWAVIRLATAEEVLALEPDLSLIPDAMVGAIGAHPDGSAHRFEMRTFAPGVGVPEDPACGSMNAGVGQWLTATGAAPSSYRVSQGARLGRAASIEVTADTDGTVWVSGATVVCVRGTITL; translated from the coding sequence ATGACCATGCCGCGCACCCGCTCGTTCGTACAGGTCGACGTGTTTTCCACGAGCCCCTACTCCGGCAACCCGGTCGCGGTCGTCCTGGACGGGACGGATCTGAGCGATGAGGAGATGCAGCGGCTGGCGCGTTGGACGAATCTGTCGGAGACGACGTTCGTGCTGCCCCCGACCGTCCCGGAGGCGGACTACCGGCTGCGGATCCTCACTCCGGACGGCGAGTTGCCGTTCGCCGGGCACCCCACCCTCGGGTCCGCGCACGCCTGGCTGGACGGCGGTGGCGTGCCGCGGCACGGCGACCGGGTCGTGCAGGAGTGCGCCGCCAGGCTGGTCACCGTACGCCGTGGCGAGGGCGCTCTGGCCTTCGCGGCTCCTCCTCGTGTGCGCGAGGGGGCGCTGGACGAGGAGTATCTGAAGCAGATCGTGGGCGCGTTCGGCATCACGCGTGACCGTGTCCTCGCCCACCAGTGGGTCGACAACGGGCCCGGCTGGGCCGTGATCCGGCTGGCGACGGCCGAGGAGGTGCTCGCCCTCGAACCCGACCTCTCCCTCATCCCGGACGCGATGGTCGGCGCGATCGGGGCCCACCCCGACGGGTCCGCGCACCGCTTCGAGATGCGTACCTTCGCCCCTGGCGTCGGCGTACCCGAGGACCCCGCGTGCGGCAGCATGAACGCCGGCGTCGGGCAGTGGCTCACCGCCACCGGAGCCGCACCCTCCTCCTACCGGGTCTCCCAGGGCGCGAGACTGGGAAGGGCCGCGAGCATCGAGGTCACCGCCGACACGGACGGCACGGTCTGGGTCAGCGGCGCCACCGTCGTCTGCGTCCGCGGAACCATCACGCTCTGA
- a CDS encoding amidohydrolase family protein, with product MAAGLRPTLSTDDVPSVGGDMFSTMRTDFAVQRGLDGGLRSRDLLEFTTVDAARSCGLDARTGSITPGKDADIILLRTDDPTVFPVTDPAATVVSAGHPGLVDTVLVAGRVVKRDGVLVGVDLPALRTRLLESRNRVAAAAGAPLDGTWRPRPVSD from the coding sequence TTGGCGGCCGGCCTGCGTCCGACGCTGTCCACCGACGACGTCCCCTCGGTCGGCGGCGACATGTTCTCCACGATGCGTACGGACTTCGCCGTGCAGCGCGGCCTGGACGGCGGCCTGCGCTCCCGCGACCTGCTGGAGTTCACCACGGTCGACGCCGCCCGGTCGTGCGGACTCGACGCCCGGACGGGCAGCATCACGCCCGGCAAGGACGCCGACATCATCCTCCTGCGCACCGACGACCCGACCGTGTTCCCGGTCACCGACCCGGCCGCCACCGTTGTCAGCGCCGGCCACCCCGGCCTGGTGGACACCGTCCTGGTCGCCGGCCGCGTGGTCAAACGCGACGGCGTCCTGGTGGGCGTGGACCTGCCGGCACTGAGGACCCGCCTCCTCGAATCCCGCAACCGCGTCGCGGCGGCCGCGGGCGCTCCACTCGACGGCACGTGGCGCCCGCGGCCGGTGTCGGACTAA
- a CDS encoding glycoside hydrolase family 5 protein, producing the protein MRRTPAGTRFTPRLRAAFVALLIAGTSGTTIAASPAGATSSGHTGGHTSGLSKDTTQFKGVNWADPRDNFADDPVVLSGLSTSDTYAQTYTKASRVISAFRANLGANTVRLPINPYTVNGRYWKSYRGVIDAASDKGFKVILSYWEGTGPRKDGFIDDTATYWPMWNTVVKAYKSDKRVYFEPMNEPHGYTDTEWADIAAKWLDTYRQVPRNRVFVSGAGYNDHVTSVCADPRLKGTYLSLHHYGFWKDYATYDQWVADLKVRIGDCANRTVADEFGSPMTTGFDYNKPTPDNNFINYLQAVTDTFRELKMGSVYWPGLRTDDTYSLQTLTGDPARPWLTTTNQSGADRLAWSWGRGKPVQP; encoded by the coding sequence ATGCGCAGAACCCCCGCCGGCACCCGATTCACCCCCCGGCTGCGGGCCGCCTTCGTGGCGCTCCTGATCGCCGGGACCAGCGGCACGACCATCGCCGCGAGCCCGGCCGGTGCCACGTCGAGTGGACACACGGGCGGACACACGAGTGGGCTGAGCAAGGACACGACCCAGTTCAAGGGCGTGAACTGGGCCGACCCGCGTGACAACTTCGCCGACGACCCGGTCGTGCTGTCCGGCCTGTCGACGTCCGACACCTACGCCCAGACGTACACCAAGGCCAGCCGGGTGATCTCGGCCTTCCGTGCGAACCTCGGTGCCAACACGGTCCGGCTGCCCATCAACCCGTACACGGTCAACGGCCGCTACTGGAAGTCGTATCGCGGAGTCATCGACGCGGCCTCGGACAAGGGCTTCAAGGTCATCCTGTCCTACTGGGAGGGAACGGGACCACGCAAGGACGGCTTCATCGACGACACGGCCACCTACTGGCCGATGTGGAACACCGTGGTCAAGGCCTACAAGAGCGACAAGCGGGTCTACTTCGAGCCGATGAACGAGCCGCACGGCTACACCGACACGGAGTGGGCTGACATAGCCGCGAAGTGGCTGGACACGTACCGGCAGGTCCCCCGCAACAGGGTCTTCGTCAGTGGCGCCGGCTACAACGACCACGTCACGTCCGTCTGCGCCGACCCGCGCCTGAAGGGCACGTATCTGTCGCTGCACCACTACGGGTTCTGGAAGGACTACGCCACGTACGACCAGTGGGTGGCCGACCTCAAGGTGCGCATCGGCGACTGCGCGAACCGGACCGTCGCGGACGAGTTCGGCTCCCCGATGACCACCGGCTTCGACTACAACAAGCCGACCCCGGACAACAACTTCATCAACTACCTCCAGGCCGTCACCGACACGTTCCGCGAGCTCAAGATGGGCTCCGTGTACTGGCCCGGCCTGCGCACGGACGACACCTACTCGCTGCAGACCCTGACGGGTGATCCGGCCCGCCCCTGGCTGACCACCACCAACCAGTCCGGCGCCGACCGCCTCGCCTGGTCCTGGGGGCGCGGCAAGCCCGTACAGCCCTAG